In Prescottella soli, a genomic segment contains:
- a CDS encoding cobalamin biosynthesis protein: protein MGELCVGVGAGSGVRAAEIVAAVRDVCGDEPVAVLATLDRKASLSPFLDAAQILGTRVVGYPPERLAAVPVPNPVSGVADAVGTPSVAEAAAILAGGGGVLAVTKRVTNGVTVAVARSVSKSVE, encoded by the coding sequence GTGGGTGAGCTGTGCGTGGGTGTGGGGGCCGGCAGCGGCGTGCGTGCCGCGGAGATCGTCGCCGCCGTCCGTGACGTGTGCGGCGACGAGCCGGTCGCCGTCCTGGCGACGCTGGACCGGAAAGCGTCGCTGTCGCCGTTCCTGGACGCGGCCCAGATCCTGGGGACCCGCGTGGTCGGCTACCCGCCGGAGCGTCTCGCGGCGGTACCGGTCCCCAACCCGGTGAGCGGGGTCGCCGACGCGGTCGGCACCCCCAGCGTCGCCGAGGCCGCGGCCATCCTCGCCGGCGGCGGGGGAGTGCTGGCCGTGACCAAGCGCGTCACGAATGGCGTCACGGTCGCCGTCGCCCGTAGTGTTTCGAAATCTGTCGAGTGA
- a CDS encoding cobyrinate a,c-diamide synthase, whose protein sequence is MSTPAVVIAAPASGSGKTTVATGLVGALRADGDRVAPFKVGPDYIDPGYHALAAGRPGRNLDAVLVGADRIGPLFRHGCDGCDIAVVEGVMGLFDGKIDPGSTEPSAEGSTAQIAASLGAPVVLVVDARGHSQSLAAVLHGFSTYDAAVRIGGVILNRVGSARHEQVLRQACERVGLPVLGSVPRLAELEVPSRHLGLVPAVEHGRAATDAVGAMTELAAAHLDLSAIRALARSSVDVAAWDPVAEIGLAATGPRPVIALAGGVAFTFGYAEHRELLEAAGADVVTFDPLQDELPSGTVGLVLPGGFPEEHAVALSSNTALLQQIRRLAADGAPIHAECAGLLYLTRSLDCHPMAGVIDVDARFGSRLTLGYREAVAVTDSVLFDAGTRVTGHEFHRTSLEVGTADGFGPAWGWRAWDAGATREGFVGGPAGSVHASYLHTHPAGNPQSVRRFVDAARG, encoded by the coding sequence TTGAGTACTCCTGCCGTCGTCATCGCCGCGCCCGCGTCGGGCAGCGGCAAGACGACCGTCGCCACCGGTCTCGTGGGCGCTCTGCGAGCCGACGGCGACCGGGTGGCGCCGTTCAAGGTGGGGCCCGACTACATCGACCCCGGATACCACGCGCTCGCCGCGGGACGCCCGGGACGAAACCTGGACGCCGTGCTCGTCGGCGCCGACCGGATCGGTCCGCTGTTCCGCCACGGCTGCGACGGCTGCGACATCGCCGTCGTCGAGGGCGTGATGGGACTGTTCGACGGCAAGATCGACCCCGGTTCGACGGAGCCGTCGGCCGAGGGATCGACCGCGCAGATCGCCGCGTCCCTCGGTGCGCCGGTCGTTCTCGTCGTCGACGCGCGCGGCCACAGCCAGAGCCTGGCCGCCGTCCTGCACGGCTTCTCGACTTACGACGCGGCGGTGCGCATCGGCGGGGTGATCCTCAACCGCGTGGGCAGCGCACGGCACGAGCAGGTGCTGCGGCAGGCGTGCGAGCGGGTGGGTCTGCCGGTGCTCGGTTCGGTGCCGCGCCTGGCCGAACTCGAGGTGCCGTCGCGTCACCTCGGTCTGGTGCCCGCGGTCGAGCACGGCCGCGCCGCGACCGACGCCGTCGGCGCGATGACGGAACTGGCCGCCGCGCACCTGGATCTGTCCGCCATCCGGGCGCTCGCGCGTTCGTCTGTCGACGTGGCCGCGTGGGATCCCGTCGCCGAGATAGGGCTCGCGGCGACCGGACCGCGGCCGGTGATCGCGCTCGCCGGTGGCGTCGCCTTCACGTTCGGCTACGCCGAGCACCGGGAACTGCTCGAGGCCGCGGGGGCGGACGTCGTGACGTTCGATCCGTTGCAGGACGAGTTGCCCTCCGGGACAGTGGGTCTGGTGCTGCCCGGCGGCTTCCCCGAGGAACACGCCGTGGCGCTGTCGTCGAACACCGCTCTGCTGCAGCAGATTCGCCGGCTCGCCGCCGACGGCGCCCCGATCCACGCCGAGTGCGCGGGACTGCTGTACCTCACCCGCAGCCTCGACTGTCACCCGATGGCCGGGGTCATCGACGTCGACGCGCGGTTCGGGTCGCGCCTGACCCTCGGATACCGCGAGGCCGTCGCGGTCACCGACTCGGTGCTCTTCGACGCCGGAACCCGCGTGACGGGGCACGAGTTCCACCGAACCTCGCTCGAGGTCGGAACCGCCGACGGTTTCGGCCCCGCATGGGGATGGCGGGCCTGGGACGCCGGGGCGACCCGGGAGGGCTTCGTGGGCGGGCCCGCCGGCTCGGTGCACGCGTCGTATCTGCACACCCACCCCGCCGGGAACCCGCAGTCCGTCCGCCGATTCGTGGACGCCGCCCGTGGGTGA
- the cobO gene encoding cob(I)yrinic acid a,c-diamide adenosyltransferase, translating into MPQGVPENVPADGLTTRQRRNQPVLAVHTGPGKGKSTAAFGMALRAWNQGFDVGVFQFVKSAKWKVGEEAAFRALGELHETSGVGGAVQWHKMGEGWSWSRKHGTEEDHAAAALEGWREIARRLEAETHRFYVLDEFTYPLKWGWVDTEEVVEVLRSRPGNQHVVITGRDAPQALIDAADLVTEMTKIKHPMDAGRKGQRGIEW; encoded by the coding sequence ATGCCTCAGGGCGTACCCGAGAACGTGCCCGCCGACGGGCTCACCACCCGACAGCGTCGCAACCAGCCGGTGCTCGCGGTCCACACCGGGCCCGGCAAGGGGAAGTCGACCGCCGCGTTCGGCATGGCGCTGCGTGCCTGGAACCAGGGCTTCGACGTCGGCGTCTTCCAGTTCGTCAAGAGCGCCAAGTGGAAGGTCGGCGAGGAGGCCGCGTTCCGCGCGCTCGGCGAGCTGCACGAGACCAGCGGCGTCGGCGGCGCCGTGCAGTGGCACAAGATGGGCGAGGGCTGGTCGTGGTCCCGCAAGCACGGGACCGAGGAGGACCACGCCGCGGCCGCACTCGAGGGCTGGCGTGAGATCGCCCGCCGCCTGGAGGCCGAGACGCACCGCTTCTACGTCCTCGACGAGTTCACCTACCCGCTCAAGTGGGGCTGGGTGGACACGGAGGAGGTTGTCGAGGTGCTGCGATCACGCCCCGGCAACCAGCACGTCGTGATCACCGGGCGCGACGCCCCGCAGGCGCTGATCGACGCGGCGGATCTCGTCACCGAGATGACCAAGATCAAGCACCCGATGGACGCCGGACGCAAGGGCCAGCGTGGCATCGAGTGGTGA
- a CDS encoding magnesium chelatase subunit D family protein yields MRHTHEASPGPAGFPFSAIVGQDRLRLALILCAVHPGIGGVLVRGEKGTAKSTVVRALAALLPDVEQAGERRRARLVELPVGATEDRVVGSIDLEKVLRDGERAFQPGLLADAHQGVLYVDEVNLLHDHLVDVLLDAAAMGRVHIERDGVSHSHPARFVLVGTMNPEEGELRPQLLDRFGLAVDVAASRDVDVRMQVVRRRLDYERDPDAFAARYADEDADLARRIAAARATVDAVELSDTELRRIASVCASFDVEGMRADLVLARTATAHAAWRGADAVAEEDVRVAAELTLPHRRRRDPFDEPGLDPQQLDDAMDKADADARADEDPEPDPDGPGGGETPADAPSEAPKTESAEQDSPTSGGGSERRAAAPGPQFQARLLEVPGVGDGAPGRRSRSRSTRGRTVRPTTERGTGLHLVGTLFAAAEHQTTRGRVSGPMRLAPSDIRGAIREGREGNLVLFVVDASGSMAARDRLSAVTGAVVSLLRDAYQRRDKVAVITVRGRDAELVLPPTSSVDVAVRRLRAMKTGGRTPLAEGLLRARDVVLRERVRDPRRRALVVALTDGRATGGKDAVARAKRAAGMLADTGVASIVVDCETGMVRLGLAAEIARDLRGGCVRLAELSAQQVAGVVRAAA; encoded by the coding sequence TTGCGTCACACCCACGAGGCCAGCCCTGGACCTGCAGGGTTCCCATTCAGTGCAATCGTCGGGCAGGACCGGCTCCGCCTGGCGCTGATCCTGTGCGCCGTCCATCCCGGTATCGGCGGTGTGCTGGTGCGCGGCGAGAAGGGCACCGCGAAGTCGACCGTCGTGCGCGCGCTCGCCGCGCTGCTGCCCGACGTCGAGCAGGCGGGCGAGCGCCGTCGGGCCCGGCTCGTCGAGCTGCCGGTGGGCGCGACCGAGGACCGCGTCGTCGGCTCGATCGACCTCGAGAAGGTGCTGCGGGACGGCGAACGCGCCTTCCAGCCCGGACTCCTCGCCGACGCGCACCAGGGCGTGCTGTACGTCGACGAGGTCAACCTGCTGCACGACCACCTGGTCGACGTGCTGCTCGACGCCGCCGCGATGGGCCGCGTCCACATCGAACGCGACGGCGTATCCCATTCGCACCCCGCGCGGTTCGTGCTGGTGGGCACCATGAACCCGGAGGAGGGTGAGCTGCGGCCGCAGCTGCTCGACCGGTTCGGCCTCGCCGTCGACGTCGCCGCGTCCCGCGACGTCGACGTCCGCATGCAGGTGGTGCGCCGCCGCCTCGACTACGAGCGCGACCCCGATGCCTTCGCCGCCCGCTACGCCGACGAGGACGCCGACCTCGCCCGACGGATCGCCGCGGCCCGCGCGACGGTCGACGCCGTCGAACTGTCGGACACCGAACTGCGGCGCATCGCGTCGGTGTGTGCGTCGTTCGACGTGGAGGGCATGCGGGCCGATCTGGTCCTCGCCCGCACGGCGACCGCGCACGCCGCCTGGCGCGGTGCCGACGCGGTCGCGGAGGAGGACGTGCGCGTCGCCGCGGAACTGACGCTGCCGCACCGTCGTCGCCGCGATCCGTTCGACGAGCCCGGCCTCGATCCGCAGCAGCTCGACGACGCGATGGACAAGGCCGACGCCGACGCCCGCGCGGACGAGGATCCCGAGCCCGACCCGGACGGCCCCGGTGGCGGCGAGACTCCCGCGGATGCACCGTCCGAGGCGCCGAAAACCGAGTCGGCCGAGCAGGATTCGCCGACTTCTGGTGGCGGCTCGGAGCGCCGGGCGGCCGCCCCCGGCCCCCAGTTCCAGGCGCGCCTGCTCGAGGTCCCCGGCGTCGGCGACGGCGCCCCCGGCCGCCGCTCACGTTCCCGCTCGACCCGCGGCCGCACCGTGCGCCCGACCACGGAACGCGGCACCGGACTGCACCTGGTGGGCACGCTGTTCGCCGCGGCCGAACACCAGACCACCCGCGGGCGGGTGAGTGGACCGATGCGATTGGCGCCCAGCGACATTCGTGGCGCGATCCGGGAGGGGCGCGAGGGCAACCTGGTGCTGTTCGTGGTGGACGCGTCCGGCTCGATGGCCGCACGCGACCGGCTCTCCGCGGTCACCGGCGCGGTCGTCTCGCTGCTGCGCGACGCCTACCAGCGGCGTGACAAGGTTGCCGTGATCACCGTGCGGGGTCGCGACGCCGAACTGGTGCTGCCGCCGACGTCGTCGGTGGATGTCGCGGTGCGGCGCCTGCGCGCCATGAAGACCGGGGGCCGCACGCCGCTGGCCGAGGGGCTCCTGCGTGCGCGGGACGTCGTGCTGCGGGAACGCGTGCGGGATCCGCGGCGGCGGGCGCTGGTGGTGGCCCTCACCGACGGACGGGCGACCGGCGGCAAGGACGCCGTCGCGCGCGCCAAGCGCGCCGCCGGCATGCTCGCCGACACCGGGGTGGCCTCGATCGTCGTGGACTGCGAGACCGGCATGGTGCGGCTCGGCCTCGCCGCCGAGATCGCGCGTGACCTGCGCGGCGGCTGCGTGCGCCTCGCCGAGCTGTCGGCCCAGCAGGTCGCCGGCGTCGTCCGCGCCGCCGCCTGA
- the mqo gene encoding malate dehydrogenase (quinone), whose translation MSDQNVVAKTDVVLVGAGIMSATLGAILRQLQPDWSITTFERLDAAAAESSDPWNNAGTGHSALCELNYTPAKGDGVDISKAVNVNEQFQVSRQFWAYGVDNGILTDPKEFINPIPHVSFVHGADNVKYLRARYDALAGHPLFAGMEYSESEDYFSDRLPLMAKGRDFSDPVALNWTESGTDVDFGALTKQLLGYVGASGGQVFFGHEVRNLTKQSDGSWLVKVENLRTGAKKTVNAKFVFVGAGGGALHLLQKSGIKEAKGFGGFPVSGQFLRCTNPELIAQHRAKVYGKAAVGAPPMSVPHLDTRVINGQQGLLFGPYAGWSPKFLKNGKVTDLPGSVKPNNLTSMLGVGLTEMGLTKYLIGELMQSPADRIQTLREFVPRATGGDWELITAGQRVQVIRKKGKGGVLEFGTAVVNAEDGTIAGLLGASPGASTAVPAMLDVLERCFPREFEAWKPKLQQMVPSLGQKLSDNTALFQQVWDWSTRALELGAAADASAPAVDQVVESASV comes from the coding sequence GTGTCAGACCAGAACGTAGTGGCGAAGACCGATGTAGTGCTCGTGGGTGCGGGCATCATGAGCGCAACGCTCGGCGCGATCCTGCGTCAGCTGCAGCCCGACTGGTCGATCACCACCTTCGAACGCCTCGACGCGGCTGCCGCCGAGAGCAGCGACCCGTGGAACAACGCAGGCACCGGCCACTCGGCCCTGTGTGAGCTGAACTACACGCCGGCCAAGGGCGACGGTGTGGACATCAGCAAGGCGGTCAACGTCAACGAGCAGTTCCAGGTCTCCCGGCAGTTTTGGGCCTACGGCGTCGACAACGGGATCCTCACCGATCCCAAGGAGTTCATCAACCCAATTCCGCACGTCAGCTTCGTGCACGGCGCCGACAACGTGAAGTACCTGCGCGCCCGCTACGACGCACTCGCCGGCCACCCGCTGTTCGCCGGCATGGAGTACTCGGAGTCCGAGGACTACTTCTCCGACCGCCTGCCGCTCATGGCCAAGGGGCGCGACTTCTCCGACCCCGTCGCCCTCAACTGGACCGAGTCCGGCACGGACGTCGACTTCGGCGCCCTCACCAAGCAACTGCTGGGCTACGTCGGCGCGTCCGGCGGCCAGGTGTTCTTCGGTCACGAGGTCCGCAACCTCACCAAGCAGTCCGACGGCAGCTGGCTGGTCAAGGTCGAGAACCTACGCACCGGTGCGAAGAAGACCGTGAACGCCAAGTTCGTGTTCGTCGGTGCCGGTGGCGGTGCCCTGCACCTGCTGCAGAAGTCCGGCATCAAGGAGGCCAAGGGCTTCGGAGGCTTCCCGGTCAGCGGCCAGTTCCTGCGCTGCACCAACCCGGAGCTCATCGCGCAGCACCGTGCCAAGGTGTACGGCAAGGCCGCGGTCGGTGCGCCTCCGATGTCGGTGCCGCACCTCGACACCCGCGTCATCAACGGCCAGCAAGGCCTGCTGTTCGGCCCCTACGCCGGCTGGTCGCCCAAGTTCCTCAAGAACGGCAAGGTCACCGACCTGCCCGGCTCGGTCAAGCCCAACAACCTCACCTCGATGCTCGGTGTCGGCCTCACGGAGATGGGCCTCACCAAGTACCTCATCGGTGAGCTGATGCAGTCGCCGGCCGACCGCATCCAGACGCTGCGCGAGTTCGTGCCGCGCGCCACCGGCGGCGACTGGGAGCTCATCACCGCCGGCCAGCGCGTCCAGGTCATCCGCAAGAAGGGCAAGGGCGGCGTCCTCGAGTTCGGCACGGCCGTCGTCAACGCCGAGGACGGCACCATCGCCGGCCTGCTCGGCGCGTCGCCGGGCGCCTCGACCGCCGTGCCCGCCATGCTCGACGTCCTGGAGCGCTGCTTCCCGCGCGAGTTCGAGGCGTGGAAGCCGAAGCTGCAGCAGATGGTCCCGTCGCTGGGTCAGAAGCTGTCGGACAACACGGCCCTGTTCCAGCAGGTGTGGGACTGGAGCACCCGTGCGCTCGAGCTCGGCGCCGCCGCCGACGCCTCCGCGCCCGCGGTCGACCAGGTGGTCGAGTCCGCCTCGGTCTGA
- a CDS encoding alpha/beta hydrolase, giving the protein MTTWAPDVLGDGYQQLTIPLGSDPDGEGAVEATLVRYQPSTMTGTRAVLYVHGFTDYFFQQHLAEHFAEQGYTFFALDLRKCGRSRRPGQTPHFVTDLKYYDRELDEALSLVREQIGGGQVLLVAHSTGGLIVPLWLDRVERRPGGSAGAGVAGVILNSPWFDLQGPALLRNAGTTAAIDALGRVSSKTPVPGQKLDTYGSSLHVGANGEWEYNLDWKPLTGFPITFGWLRAVRRGHAHLHRGLDIGVPSLVLRSKTTVFASRYNPSVDAADAVLDVDQIAKWAGCLGNRTTTVPIDGARHDVFLSTAGPLAAAFHEVDLWLSWLDAHHLAAADTEPASTIDTETGARE; this is encoded by the coding sequence GTGACTACTTGGGCCCCCGACGTCCTGGGCGACGGATACCAGCAGCTGACAATCCCTTTGGGGTCGGACCCCGACGGGGAGGGCGCGGTCGAGGCCACCCTGGTCCGCTATCAGCCGTCGACGATGACCGGCACCCGAGCGGTGCTCTACGTCCACGGCTTCACCGACTACTTCTTCCAGCAGCACCTCGCCGAGCACTTCGCCGAGCAGGGATACACCTTTTTCGCCCTCGACCTGCGCAAATGCGGCCGGTCGCGGCGCCCGGGGCAGACGCCGCACTTCGTCACCGATCTGAAGTACTACGACCGCGAACTGGACGAGGCGCTGAGCCTGGTGCGTGAGCAGATCGGCGGCGGTCAGGTCCTGCTGGTCGCCCACTCGACCGGTGGCCTGATCGTGCCGCTGTGGCTCGACCGTGTCGAGCGCCGACCGGGCGGATCCGCGGGCGCGGGTGTGGCGGGTGTCATCCTCAACAGTCCCTGGTTCGACCTGCAGGGCCCCGCCCTGCTGCGCAACGCCGGCACCACCGCCGCGATCGACGCGCTGGGCCGGGTGTCCAGCAAGACCCCGGTACCGGGGCAGAAGCTCGACACGTACGGCTCGAGCCTGCACGTCGGCGCCAACGGCGAGTGGGAGTACAACCTCGACTGGAAGCCGCTCACCGGGTTCCCGATCACGTTCGGCTGGCTGCGCGCCGTCCGCCGCGGCCACGCGCACCTGCACCGCGGACTCGACATCGGGGTGCCGTCGCTGGTCCTGCGCTCGAAGACCACGGTGTTCGCCTCCCGCTACAACCCCAGCGTGGACGCCGCCGACGCCGTCCTCGACGTCGACCAGATCGCCAAGTGGGCGGGCTGCCTCGGCAACCGCACCACGACCGTCCCCATCGACGGCGCCCGCCACGACGTGTTCCTCTCCACCGCAGGGCCGCTCGCGGCGGCGTTCCACGAGGTGGACCTGTGGCTGTCGTGGCTCGACGCCCACCACCTCGCCGCGGCGGACACTGAGCCGGCATCGACCATCGATACCGAGACGGGAGCCCGCGAGTGA
- the mtr gene encoding mycothione reductase yields the protein MTHFDIAIIGTGSGNSILDQRYDGKKVAILEEGTFGGTCLNVGCIPTKMFVYTADVARAVTESSKLGIDATLDDVRWHDIVKRVFGRIDPISAGGERYRTDDCADVTVFRGHARFVGPRTIDTGTGEVITADQVVIAAGSRPTIPAEIESSGVRYHTNDDIMRLTELPERLVILGSGFIAAEFAHVFSALGVQVSIIARSDRLLRHLDRDVSDWFTELAQRKWDVHLCHPMVAARSVGDGVQIELSDGTVVAGDELLVAVGRTPNGDRLDAALGGVAVDESCRVIVDEYQRTTAEGVFALGDVSSPYQLKHVANHEMRVVQHNLLHDAWNGSERSLAKLRRTDHRFVPSAVFTDPQIASVGMTEEQAREAGLDITVKLQNYCDVAYGWAMEDDEGLCKVIAERGTGRLLGAHVVGAQAPTVIQPLIQAMSFGLSARDMATGQYWIHPALPEVVENALLGLAI from the coding sequence GTGACCCACTTCGACATCGCGATCATCGGTACCGGATCGGGCAATTCGATCCTCGACCAGCGTTACGACGGCAAGAAGGTCGCGATCCTCGAGGAGGGCACCTTCGGCGGCACCTGCCTCAACGTCGGCTGCATCCCCACCAAGATGTTCGTCTACACCGCCGACGTCGCCCGCGCGGTCACCGAGTCGTCGAAGCTCGGCATCGACGCGACACTCGACGACGTGCGCTGGCACGACATCGTCAAGCGGGTGTTCGGCCGGATCGATCCGATCTCGGCGGGCGGCGAGCGGTACCGCACCGACGACTGCGCCGACGTGACCGTCTTCCGCGGTCACGCGAGGTTCGTGGGCCCGCGGACCATCGACACCGGAACCGGCGAGGTGATCACCGCCGACCAGGTCGTGATCGCGGCCGGTTCGCGGCCGACGATCCCCGCCGAGATCGAGTCCAGCGGTGTCCGGTACCACACCAACGACGACATCATGCGGCTGACGGAGCTGCCCGAACGCCTCGTCATCCTCGGATCGGGGTTCATCGCCGCCGAGTTCGCGCACGTGTTCTCCGCGCTCGGCGTGCAGGTGTCGATCATCGCCCGCAGCGACCGGCTGCTCCGGCACCTCGACCGCGACGTCTCCGACTGGTTCACCGAACTGGCGCAGCGCAAGTGGGACGTCCACCTGTGCCACCCGATGGTCGCGGCCCGTTCGGTGGGCGACGGCGTCCAGATCGAACTGTCGGACGGAACCGTCGTGGCCGGCGACGAACTGCTCGTCGCGGTCGGTCGCACGCCGAACGGTGACCGGCTCGACGCCGCACTCGGTGGGGTGGCGGTCGACGAGTCCTGCCGGGTGATCGTCGACGAGTACCAGCGCACCACCGCGGAGGGAGTGTTCGCGCTCGGGGATGTCTCGTCGCCGTACCAGCTCAAGCACGTCGCGAACCACGAGATGCGTGTCGTGCAGCACAATCTGCTGCACGACGCCTGGAACGGCTCCGAGCGGTCCCTCGCGAAGCTGCGCCGCACCGATCACCGGTTCGTGCCGTCCGCGGTGTTCACCGACCCGCAGATCGCCAGCGTCGGGATGACCGAGGAGCAGGCCCGCGAGGCCGGCCTGGACATCACCGTCAAGCTGCAGAACTACTGCGACGTCGCCTACGGCTGGGCGATGGAGGACGACGAGGGCCTCTGCAAGGTCATCGCCGAACGCGGCACCGGACGCCTCCTCGGCGCGCACGTCGTCGGCGCCCAGGCCCCCACCGTGATCCAGCCGCTCATCCAGGCCATGAGCTTCGGGCTCTCGGCCCGGGACATGGCCACCGGCCAGTACTGGATCCACCCGGCCCTCCCCGAGGTCGTCGAGAACGCGCTGCTCGGTCTCGCCATCTGA
- a CDS encoding lipase family protein, with the protein MTGNRIGRRIVTTIACALLAGAPQILTPTAQAVPVVTPTLGAPGAVLESAPLPQSFWLPGTGAAYRITYETTGPSGRTPCTGMVFVPAGSPPPGGWPVIAWAHGTIGDSDADAPSRNGVDSASSSYVANWLSRGYAVAATDYIGLGTPGVPPYLDGKAAAHSVIDSVRAARAVDGRLSPAWAVVGLSEGGQASVFTAHAATEYAPELDYRGAVATGVPSNIETIAPLAGPNFPPQGLAGLTNFMTFVIAGLRDTHPELDVNSYLTPIGRTLVDAAPEMPYPQFAQLAANVSVAQMLSRSLDDPAVLAALRDYLQVPTYGYDRPLMIQQGTEDLTVPLPLTLKLVANMNLAGTFPEFKVYPADHIGSMYAGEADAAAFVDKVFRCEPGSDERACGPDSGGSLASLGSAGSLQLLGSLGLLGSN; encoded by the coding sequence ATGACGGGTAACCGGATCGGCCGCCGTATCGTCACCACGATCGCTTGTGCGCTGCTCGCGGGCGCACCCCAGATCCTCACTCCGACAGCCCAAGCCGTCCCCGTCGTCACGCCGACGCTGGGCGCTCCAGGGGCCGTCCTCGAGTCCGCCCCACTGCCCCAGTCGTTCTGGCTGCCGGGTACAGGCGCCGCGTACCGGATCACCTACGAGACCACAGGTCCGAGCGGCCGCACCCCCTGCACCGGAATGGTGTTCGTCCCGGCCGGCTCGCCGCCGCCGGGCGGCTGGCCTGTCATCGCGTGGGCACACGGCACCATCGGCGACTCTGACGCGGATGCCCCGTCGCGCAACGGCGTCGACTCGGCCAGCAGTAGCTACGTGGCGAACTGGCTCAGTCGCGGCTACGCCGTCGCGGCCACCGATTACATCGGCCTGGGCACCCCCGGTGTGCCGCCCTATCTGGACGGGAAGGCCGCGGCGCACAGTGTGATCGACTCGGTGCGCGCGGCCCGCGCCGTCGACGGCCGGCTCTCGCCGGCATGGGCGGTCGTCGGTCTGTCCGAAGGTGGGCAGGCGTCGGTGTTCACCGCGCACGCCGCCACCGAGTACGCACCCGAATTGGACTACCGCGGCGCGGTCGCCACCGGCGTTCCGTCGAACATCGAGACGATCGCGCCACTGGCCGGACCGAACTTCCCGCCGCAGGGCCTCGCCGGGCTGACCAACTTCATGACGTTCGTCATCGCCGGGCTCCGCGACACCCACCCCGAGCTTGACGTGAACAGCTACCTGACGCCGATCGGACGCACGCTGGTCGACGCGGCGCCCGAGATGCCGTACCCGCAGTTCGCCCAACTTGCCGCGAATGTCTCTGTAGCCCAGATGCTCTCGCGGTCACTCGACGACCCGGCAGTACTGGCCGCGCTGCGCGACTACCTGCAGGTGCCGACGTACGGATACGACCGGCCGCTGATGATCCAACAGGGCACCGAGGACCTGACCGTGCCGCTGCCGTTGACGCTCAAGCTCGTCGCGAACATGAATCTGGCCGGCACCTTCCCGGAGTTCAAGGTCTACCCCGCCGATCACATCGGCAGCATGTACGCCGGCGAGGCCGACGCGGCCGCCTTCGTCGACAAGGTGTTCCGATGCGAACCCGGATCGGACGAACGTGCATGTGGGCCGGACTCCGGAGGGTCGCTCGCGTCACTCGGGTCGGCCGGATCGCTCCAGCTACTCGGGTCACTCGGGCTGCTCGGGTCGAACTGA
- a CDS encoding methionine ABC transporter permease: MNKLSWKDSLPEVWEATQDTLYMVGISFVLTVIGGVLLGVILHVTSPSGLWPQRAVNAVLGAIVNVFRSLPFLILMIALIGTTRMIVGTAIGPTAAIVPLTIGAIPFYARVVESSLREVPVGRVEAAQAMGASNAQIVRKVLLPESVSGLVAGATLTVVLLVGYSAMAGVIGGGGLGDFAIVYGYQRFNTPVLLVAVVVLVVLVQILQSIGDGVVRALRHRK, from the coding sequence ATGAACAAGCTGTCCTGGAAGGATTCGCTCCCCGAGGTGTGGGAGGCGACGCAGGATACCCTCTACATGGTGGGAATCTCCTTCGTGCTCACCGTGATCGGCGGTGTGTTGCTCGGGGTGATCCTGCACGTGACCTCGCCGAGCGGGCTGTGGCCGCAACGCGCCGTCAACGCAGTGCTCGGCGCGATCGTCAACGTGTTCCGCTCGCTGCCGTTCCTGATCCTGATGATTGCGCTCATCGGCACGACCCGGATGATCGTCGGCACCGCGATCGGCCCGACGGCCGCGATCGTCCCGCTGACGATCGGCGCGATCCCGTTCTACGCGCGGGTCGTCGAGTCTTCACTGCGCGAAGTCCCCGTCGGCCGCGTCGAGGCCGCTCAGGCGATGGGTGCGAGCAACGCGCAGATCGTCCGAAAGGTGCTACTGCCGGAGTCTGTTTCGGGTCTGGTCGCGGGTGCGACGCTGACCGTGGTGCTGCTGGTCGGTTACTCCGCGATGGCGGGTGTCATCGGTGGCGGGGGACTGGGCGACTTCGCGATCGTCTACGGCTACCAGCGGTTCAACACGCCGGTACTGCTCGTCGCGGTCGTCGTGCTCGTCGTCCTCGTGCAGATCCTGCAGTCGATCGGCGACGGCGTCGTCAGGGCTTTGCGGCACCGCAAATAG